The sequence TATGTCTGGCTATTAGCCCTCTTTGGTCTGAACTGTGAGGTGTTTAGTTTCACGTACCATAAATTGTGATTGGCCATAGAGGTGTTGTCAACAGGAAGTCGTGTGTCACACTATGAAGATGATTTACCATGTTTCTGAAGGGGCACTTCACTCTGGGATTGAACCTGCTTCCAGGAATTCTGTTTTGGCTGTTAAGGGCCACTAAATTGGAGCGCCTTGTCCATAAAGACACAACACTGATTAAAGCAGTTTGACTTCAATATTGCAGTTATTCCCCCATGTAGTACAAGTTCTTATGACTGGCATCCAGTTGGTGCACTTTCAGAGGTTTTGCTTCTGCTTATGGATTATTATATTCAGTATTGCTAATGGTGccgttattttatttgaatttttttctaGGTTTACAAACACAATATAATTCACAAAAGCCCTGAATGGACTATAATTGCAGTGGTTCTTCTGTCAGTGTAAGTATCACATGACGAATATTTAATACAATAAGAACaacttcatttttacatttttgtgaagaaaatgtgagtggttatTGTCCATtgccagtgtgttgctatgtggttgctaggttgtctGGGTGTTAACTAGGTCAAAATTCAAAAAGCCAACCCCGAAGTTGCTATGATAATCTGGTGCTAAGATATAGTTTGGGTCACTGCTTAAAAGAGACACTTTCAACCATTTTATCTCCCACTAGGTGAACATCAGTAAtccatttgattaaaaaatgtatagtagATTATTTTCTTAACAAAgctacatgatttgaggtatctttAAAAACTGTAGTCCAAATGGTGTGTGACCAGTTACACCTAAATTGAATGTTTTGGGTCCAGTGGGGGAGGGGCAAACACCACTAGAAGACAATACTTAACATCTCCATATTCTGTGGGAACCTATTCATTGTTCCTTTGATCAGTTTGTCTATGCATCATACCTCAGAACCAAATGTATATTCTGATTACTTccaaccagggactaaaaacaaaattcagTTCATTTTGAGCAGAAacgtttcttttttatttccgCTTCAGGCGTTCCGCatcctcctttccaaatggtaactggttagaatcaataaaaaaaaaacaaagtttttcaaatCACAAAACACTTTGCTAAATACTGCACATAATCACCCTTATACCCAGGGGTGCCATGCACATATTTCTTTGGATGGGGCACAGAGGTCAGCCGCCGCAAACCCCATAACATGAAATCCTGTAAATATTGTATTCTGTGTTCAGTGTTAGTGATAgctaataaaaaataactaaacaaaagTGTTTGTATTTCCCTGAAAGTGACTTATTTCTCCATACGACATTTAACCACAAATAGAACTCAGCCAAAATGTAAAATTGCTCACTCTTCCACTATTCCTTATAGCGATTGCCACACAATGCACTATATGAAATATGGAGCGATCGATCAGATCAGACTGTGCTTAAGGGAACAGAATATATAAAAGACAAATGCCTGCTGATTAAAGTTATCTCTGTGAGATGGTCAGTGATATGCAGCAAAAAATATGATCTTGTGCAGCGTGTGTTGTAAAGCAAAGTGGCTGAGTCTTGAGAACACAAGCCCTGCTGTGATCTGTTCATCCACCCGCTGAAGTGAATAAGGATTTCGCCACAcacattctttttttcttcttcatgcaATAATCATTTAATTGAATTATCAAAGGTACAAATACGTTTTTAAATAATCCATTCAAAATCCTCTTGGCTCAAAAATcgattattatttataaaaaaaaaattccatgtgAGGGAATTATCAACATAGATATCATAACAAGCATAGTATGCATTAgccttttcaataaatgtattctgaATATATTCAATATATCCTCACATTGGGGTAAAACAGAAGAGAGCAAACACTCGTATTCGTCACTCAATtacgattttggcttccaacgattatgaaaacaagatgaAAGCAAGCGAACAGtctgttcttgaatttcatgtgttggaaagcaggaaaaatgggcaagcgtaaggatctgagtgactttgacaagggccaaattgtgatgctggatgactgggtcagagcatctccaaaacggcaggtcttgtggggtgttcccagtatgcactgtttagtacctaccaaaagtggtccaaggaaggacaacaaGTGAAGCGGCGAAAGGGTCATGGGCCCATCTGGTCTGATTAcaaagaagagctactgtagcacaaattgctgaaaaacgtaatgctggccatgatagaaaggtgtcagaacacacagtgcatcacagcttgctgcatATAGGGCTGCGTAGCTGTGAACAGTACCCATGCTGAACCCTGTCCACcatgaaagtgcctacaatgtgcacgtgagtgtcagaactggaccatggagcagtggaagaaggtggcTTGGTCTGATTCTTTTATGTGTATGGCCGGGTACAtgtgcatcgtttacctggggaagatatggtagcaggatgcactatgggaagatggCAGGCAGCTTGACGCTCTGGGCAACATTCTTCTGGAAAACCTTGAGTcctgccattcatgtggatgttactttgacacgtaccacctacctaaacattgttggaGACCACGTACATCCTTTATGACAATGtacattccctgatggcagtggcctctttcagcaggttaATGTTGTTCAGTAACAGTTTGAGGGACATGACAAAGAGTTTGAGGTGTTGACTTGTCTTGCAAATTCCCAAGaactcaatccgattgagcatctatgggatgtgctggaccaacaagtccaatccatggaggccccacctcgcaatttACAGGGTTTAAAGGATCTGCttctaacgtcttggtgccagataccacaggaccaAAGTTTTCAAGTCTGGCATTTGTGAAAgaaagtatcaatttctttcaagaacaaaaatgtgtttgtgttctaaaaatggaagcgaatatatcaaatataatataattttcattaagTAACTTGTAATGTAAATACTACTTTTAATTTACTCTTAAGTCATAATATACTTGTACTCAATTTAATAATTTTGCAGGTGCAGTTCTGATACTCAAGTAAAGAAAATCAGTACTATTTCCACCaacaaaaacaacatacatttacttttggAGCTATACTGCAAAAGGAaatattgttatctgagaatgttgaatacaatatttaataaggGCTAGTGGACAAGTGGATttaaggggcaagtgaaagagaattacTTGCCCAACCGGACAAGCAAAGTTTaaattcttattctgctgttgaaagtaatccagacgGCCACAGTTCTTCTTGGCGGCTGGCAGTGACcactccgtccccaggcagacggccgcggctgctcccctggtggatgACAGCGGAGAGGACTCCACAATAGCGCATCTCTCCTCCCTCCTGgctttcagcaccactgtaacagtataaaggatgggcaaggaggaggtgggaactggcagaacagtgaACGTAAATTTGAATGAGAAAGTCGTAAACGTAAATAAACACAGACACGTATGCATTGCGGACGTGTGTGTCTCTCTGCCGAACTGTCATCTCCGGCTCCCCCTCATCTTACTCttccgctgatcagctgattcagcgctggccaTCCACCCTCACGGTGCTGTTAAAAACTGTTAAAGCTGTTACAAAAAGCACAgatttttcttaatttgtatgttttgttctattatttttaatctatttttatttattgctgtttttattgttatttattactgactgtttaatggtcttgaataattacttaagaacttgaaaacATATATCcataattaacattattatttgttgtggttttttagccggtattgagaatcatcaaatttcactgcctactactgaaattttggtattgtgatcaTGTATAGCCTTCATTGTACATGGTAGATATTGCTGAAATAGCATGATGAAAAAGCTGATCTTATTCCATAGAACAATGAACACCCCTGCTGTTAATGATGGCAATGGAGGCTTTCTTTTATTTCACTACCATACGTAACattaaataattatcatatgacaatactcctgccctacccagtgcagtttacatttcaagttcaaggaaatccactgttaaaaatgcaaaaaaattcaAGTTCAAGAAATGCATGTTGTTTGATGCAGTTGATGAAGTCAATGTGTAATCGTGTTAAATAATTGTGATCttaatattgaccaaaataatcgttattatgatttttgccataatcgagcagccATAATATTTAGTTGTTAAAAAGATCTTCAGCATGTCACAGAAGGCTACTGTACATCCACAACATGCATTaacacaaagaaatgtgtgatgcagccgtTTCCTTCAGAATAAAAGCACATGCTTATCACGTTCCTCTAAAAAGAgaggatttatttttttcaggcaacaggaagtgatgtaattgcaaaaatgtactgtgataaaccctttagTTTTTTAGATTCATGAAAAAACTATTGGAACAAAATTAACAGGATACTAggattttaaataaagttttcactctggAATGATTATAAGAGGATTTTGTTCCCGTTTTCGGTCACATTCTGCaaacaattttgtttgtttttggttttcattTTCGTTCCCTGAAACATTTTTAGTCGCTGGTCACAACATACTTGCTAATTTGAAAATCAGTTTGACAACTAAAAGATACTAGGCTAATTATCTACCACTGCTTGTTCTTTTCTCCATTGCATGCATGGGAAAGTGTCACATGTGTTGGTATTTGCCATGCGAGGCCTGCAGCACTGTTCCTCAACCTAAGCTAACATGTGCTCATATAAAGGCTCAGATTATTGCAATTGCAGATAATACAGTGGGTTTATCTGATGATGGCTGTTGATTGGGGCTTTATTGCATGTCGGTGGCCTGCTGTGCTCTGACAGTGAAAGTATGTGGTAGACAGATCAACAGCTGGAGGGCCTGGCTTTAACGAGAGTGGACGGGAACAGCACTGAAGAAATCAGGGAGCATTGTTTTCTTTTCAGGAACACACTCTGTTAAGATATAAGACACTAGTGATTTATGTCTGTGTATGATTTGTGGGCATTTATTTTTGCTCCAAGTTAATATTTGTCTAAATGATAAAGATTTGCGCTTTTATTGAGGAATAATGTAGTTTCTTAAATTGCCAGATCCTTTGCACATGTATTGCACCTGCTTCGCTTAGTTTAAAGTTTTCCTAGCTTAAGGAACAAAGTGTAGCAGAATGCCTATTTGCAGTTTTAAATGTCCACTTATGTTGTAAAACATGACAAGTGAGTAGTATGAACGTTTAGGTGGTCCTCACTAgtaaaaagggctcatgtcaaaTCATGTTTTGCTTTAAATCTAATAAGGTCAACAGgtttgtattaggtttaggggtgggatGAGGGTTATTGGATAGAAAATATCTAAAGTCTATGAGATGACCTCCCTAATATAGTGAAACAAacttttgtgaatgtgtgtgtgtgtggtagaaaTAGCTACAAAATGGTCTTTGTACTATGCCAGGTGGTGTGTATGACTTCCCTTGTGTTTTGTGAAGGGCTATAGGGGCCACAAAACTCAGAAGAGAGTTCTGTGCTGCTCCCTGTCTATGTCAACAAGCTCATATCTTATCACGGCCTGATTGCTGTGGATCCGTGATGCTGCGGTTACAGCATGGGAAACAATCCACCTGAAGAACCAACACACAAGGCCAGTTAAACCACTCCCTATTTAAAGAGCTGTATAAAAACACGGCTCTGATTTCTGATTTATTATTGACTGGCTAAATGATTTCAGAAGGTTAACGAAGTTTGTTCATCTAAAAAGTGCTTCATTTCATTATGTTAGATCCAAGTGAGGGAGTGCTGCTCTTAGGCCTTATTCAGACAGGCCggcaatttttgtatttttttttggcatagcCAACTTGAAGTTGCTcgagttatttgttttatttttttgtagtaaaaaaacacttaaaaccatTTTTCATAAGCCAGAGCCAAAGCATCTTCATGGGTTGTTTGAAATCCTATTAAAATCTTATTTATGTTAATGTGTGTCAGACTGGGAAAAGTTGTTAGAAGTAATAACATGCTGTAATTcataaacagtgttgggtgtgatccaattacaaaataattagttactgtaatctaattacttttagtcaaaaagtagtggaatgcattacattttatttcttgtaatcagattaaagttactgacttttaatttaattacttctAAGTATATTATAGAGTTATGCGtatttcaaatatattatttatgtatttctgtAGATTTTTTAaagtggaaaagtgttttagaaagtaactaaaTACTAGTcattattaatgtgattacttaTTTAATGAAGCAATTAGTAAAGTAATCCGATTAAAATTTGAGagaaaaatagtaatccactataaattacaaacattttcaGTAACTTGGCCAGCACTGTTCAGAAACTAACATAAATATTTCAAGTGTGTCTTGAGAGGATGTGTCAGGGAACTCAATATGCTGAAAACAATATATTTCGCTCTGTTAGAGGTGGGTGAAAAACTGGTCAAATACTATTTCGTTTTTAAATTCTTTAACACtggtgtatttttttaaatgttgtgtaaTGTTTAAATGTTGTGTAATGTTAAGaactaatttgtattttatttattttattattcattgcTTTGACATTTTGGAAACAAAATGCAGTGTTTCAATAGTCCATGATGGCCATCTGACacgctttcttttcttttccaaaAAAGGTACTGAAATTGCACATTTAATGGTTAATTAGCTTTTGCCTTATAATTGCATCATTCATTTTGAAGATCATTCAGATCAAaatgttgctgttgttttgaaatgAATAAAAGGGAATAGTAAATCTACTTCAGTTTTATTTCAATGCATTTTGCCTTGATCCGGCACCTGTTGTAGAAGAATTGGATCTGTGTGCATTTCCCCTCTATAATTCATTGATGTAACAAATAAATAGTTTGATATTGCCTTGATTCCCCGGCATTATACGGGTAGCTTGTTTCTTAATATAGCGACAAAGTTTAGAAAATGTCAATAAGAgagcttttatttaaaatgaagtaaaaaaaagtgtgtttttgCCTGCTCGTCATTAGGTTTCAGGACCTATTCGAAGCTCTCAATCTGTTAATCAGCCGAGGGCCTGTTATTTTCCCCTCATTAATAATTTGTAACCACACTTCTCTTTGCCTTATGTCAGGTGTGCCACTGGCCTGTGGTCTTTTGTTGAGAGCAGTTCAATAATAGATAAACACCAGAAACTGAATCCGAGCTGTTGCAAGAACCAATTTTCCTCTTAGAGAAAGAACTATGGATAGATGATTCTGCATCCATGCTTTGACTGATTGAAATTGCCTCTGTATTTCCAATAATTAATTTAGTGTACTTTAGTCTTCTATCTTCATACTATTACAATTAAATACAAGTTTGCTTTATTTAGTAGTAAAGGAGTACAATGATTTGTGGTCTGTCCCAGAGTCAATTCTAGAGTGCTCTGGAGTGTGAATCAGCTATTCTCATTAACTTCTGTTTGTTTCATAGCTATGCTTTCATCCCTATTGTGCTaaaagctgtttgtttttttaggttAACGGGAATATCTCCATTGTTGAGAGAGTCTTGGGCAAGTCCATGTTCGGTGGAGTACATTTCTTCTCTCATGAGAGAGCTGAAACTGGAGGACAAAGATCTGCACAGCCTTGTGCTGCACTTTAAACCCCAAATCACTCTACAAACATAATGTATTGCACACACATTAAGATGAACTCTTTATAATAAAAGCCTATCTGTAACAAACGGTCAGGCATCAtttgttttcaatattttaaactaAACTTGACTGATATTAGATTGAAGTCATTTATACTGTCTGGTACCCTCaacgatttatttttttatattttttgacattgtCATGAGTACTCAACTAATTTTGATACAGATTATCAGTGCTTAAAACCTCTTTCAATTGaaaattagttttagttttactaactgtttttaaaaaaaatttattgaatGATATGTATGATTAAAGATATCTGAAAGCTTTGAtcccccttaaaggaatattccagtttcaatacaagttaagctctttcgacagcatttgttacaatattgattaccacacaaaaaaaaaacatttttttgactggttcctccttttctttaaaaaaagcaaaaagttccagtgaggcacttacaatggaagtgaatggggccaatccataacaTTCAGATTTTCTCTGTTTCAAATCGCTTacgaaccttttctgtgttaaagttaaagccaaatttacaactttgttgccatgatgatgtaatgtcaacaaacgtaaaaatgtatttaaaaatgacaatttgaacaactttacagctcaaatgaaacacagttttaacagaagaattaatgtaagtgcttttataaaattataagcttcacatttctgacttttaaaccctacaaacaattttctttttcactttcattgtgagtgTCTCACTGAAATGTTttggtgataatcaacattatgctataaATTCTATTGATTGAGCtggacttgtattgaacctggaatattcctttaaggattagTAGCCTAATGTATTTCTATGAATGTATGTTcatgaaatgtatattataatatatgcaattgcCCTGTTCTGTTACACAGAAGCAtagaaataataaatattattgttgttattgtattgtaagctattttgtatttttgtatttttaatttcataTCAAACTTTCATAACTAATTGCTGCAAGTGATATGAAATTGCTACATGTGAAATGCACAAACTAATGTTATTAAACAGTTAATAAATGGCcaagaaagaaaagaaactgttttaattactaaaatattttttctttatcagtttattcatgtttttcagaaatatattatttcacagcttgttataaaatacaggaaatcGTCATTATGCAGATAAATCTGTTATTTTCTTAATTCATAAAACCACACAACAACAACTTTCCAATTCTACAGCATATAGtgtcaaatgtgcaaacaaaaaaagcaaataattGATTTATAATTTTAGGTCATGCTGCGTTTCTTTGTGTCTCCTCAGATCTACTTTGCGCTGAAAGCCTTTACCACACAGTTCGCATCGGAAAGGCTTGAATCCCGTGTGttttctgctgtgtgtgatgaGGTTGGAACTCTGGCTGAAGGCTTTGCCACACACTTGACACTTGTGCGGCTTCTCACCTGGAAAATAGAGGAAGAGAAATGTGTTGCGtaattgtaaacatgtaattgttTGGGAAATCTTTTGCTATCTCATTCAACAAGTAGCCTTAAATAGGCTATTTGCaaatgcatattataataatattagccATGTAGTGGTCGCCTGCACCCAAATACTACTGTAATAATATtaggctttttaaaaatgcaggTGCAATTTCCAAAATAGATTTTAGATTTTCATTTAACTTCCCCCAGCATTGCATATCACAATATAAATCACCTGTATGAATGAACGTATGTTTCTTCATATCTGATTTCTGGTGGAATCGTTTGCCGCAGTATTGGCAGGGATATGGTCTGGTGTCAGAGTGGATTAGGAGGTGCGTGGACAAAGTGGACGACCTCTTGAAGCTTTTGGTGCAAATTTGGCAGCTAAAGATCCTTTCCTGCcggaaaaaaagtaattaatcagAGCATATAATTGTTCTGGCCcttattaataaatgttgtgacaatGCAAGCATACTTGTGAATGCACAGCTTTATGTTGCTCCAGGCTGACTGCGTGGCCGAACGTTTTTCCACAGATTTCACAAGCAAAGGGCCTCGTACCACTGTGTGATCGCCGCACGTGAACCTCTAAACCATGAGGGGTCGAAAACACCTGTTTCAAAACAGAATACAATAGTGTAGACCTATATAAAACTAAGAAATAAGTAGCTAAACAACATAAACTTTGATTTATTATACCTTAGTGCATTTAATGCATTTGTACATCTCATTTAGTTGAAGTCGTGTGCACAGAATATCAGGCTTTGAATCAATCTCTGATActttatttgacattttgaagTCGGCGTAAAAGCTTCTACTATCCAAATGGTTAGTGGTCAAAGAGCCATAGTCCTGGTAAAATCGCCCGGATTTGGTTGGTTCAGCGAGGAGATGGGCACTTGGCCTTTTTTCCATTGTCTCATACACCCCCATTGATGGCTCTGGATCCATAGAAACAGGCACATGATTGCAAGTTTGAATCAGGTGCCTGAGCTCGGATGTTGAATGGGCCCAAACATACGGACGGAAATTCATGTCAGTGTCGTCCAGAGAAGGCACGGGGGATTTCTCCAGATCTGTTAAGAAAACATGGGCTATTTTACAATGTATATTTAGGCTAAATACATGTTAATGCTTTTAGTTAACCCTTCAAGCTCTGATCAGCCTGCCGGtgataattatcaaaatataaataactacagtcttgaccgaCATAAAATAGGTATAAT comes from Xyrauchen texanus isolate HMW12.3.18 chromosome 9, RBS_HiC_50CHRs, whole genome shotgun sequence and encodes:
- the LOC127648853 gene encoding zinc finger protein Gfi-1-like; this translates as MPRSFLVKSKRAHSYHQPRYLDDNCIQIEKLLTSQESQIGQAPESTVDVGKDPGNRSPKASMVCTADYSSQQSPLSCEGSICDRSSDYEDFWRPLSRSASPDLEKSPVPSLDDTDMNFRPYVWAHSTSELRHLIQTCNHVPVSMDPEPSMGVYETMEKRPSAHLLAEPTKSGRFYQDYGSLTTNHLDSRSFYADFKMSNKVSEIDSKPDILCTRLQLNEMYKCIKCTKVFSTPHGLEVHVRRSHSGTRPFACEICGKTFGHAVSLEQHKAVHSQERIFSCQICTKSFKRSSTLSTHLLIHSDTRPYPCQYCGKRFHQKSDMKKHTFIHTGEKPHKCQVCGKAFSQSSNLITHSRKHTGFKPFRCELCGKGFQRKVDLRRHKETQHDLKL